Proteins from a genomic interval of Tenacibaculum sp. SZ-18:
- a CDS encoding DUF6503 family protein, which translates to MRFILKFVFLTLLMSGTVSCKSEHKVSKTKEEEKQVVTELSIAEKIVNNTIEAHGGELYDEASYRFSFRNKEYTFINKENEFKYTLKKVSNKKDTVLDILENGVFTRRVNGKQVSLSEEDASKYGESLNSVVYFATLPHKLNDSAVKKLYKGEIEIKGENYDVIEVTFKQEGGGKDFEDKYYYWINKKSHKMDYLAYTYKVNGGGVRFRSSYNRINVGGIIFQDYINYKAEVGTYLKDLPVLYENDKLKEVSRINIENINLIE; encoded by the coding sequence ATGAGATTCATATTAAAATTCGTATTTCTAACTTTATTAATGTCAGGAACTGTTTCTTGTAAGTCGGAACATAAAGTTTCCAAGACTAAAGAAGAAGAAAAACAAGTAGTAACTGAACTCAGTATAGCCGAAAAAATAGTGAATAATACTATTGAAGCTCATGGAGGAGAATTATATGATGAAGCTTCTTATAGGTTTTCTTTCAGAAATAAAGAATACACTTTCATTAATAAAGAAAATGAGTTTAAGTATACTTTAAAAAAAGTGAGTAATAAAAAAGATACTGTTCTTGATATCCTTGAAAATGGAGTTTTTACAAGAAGAGTTAATGGAAAACAAGTGAGCTTATCAGAAGAAGATGCTTCTAAATATGGTGAATCGTTAAATTCTGTTGTTTATTTTGCTACTCTTCCACATAAATTGAACGACTCAGCAGTTAAAAAATTATACAAAGGCGAGATTGAAATAAAAGGAGAAAACTATGATGTTATAGAAGTTACTTTTAAGCAAGAAGGCGGAGGAAAAGATTTTGAAGATAAATACTATTATTGGATTAATAAAAAATCTCATAAAATGGATTATTTGGCTTATACGTATAAGGTGAACGGAGGTGGTGTACGTTTTAGAAGTAGTTATAATAGAATTAATGTAGGAGGAATTATATTTCAAGATTATATTAATTATAAAGCTGAGGTTGGAACTTATTTAAAGGATCTTCCTGTTTTGTATGAAAACGATAAACTAAAAGAAGTATCTCGAATTAATATAGAGAATATTAATCTAATTGAATAA
- a CDS encoding cupin domain-containing protein — protein sequence MSSVINISEKFNLFSDQWSPKKVAELNGQQILLAKIQGEFVFHKHNNEDELFMVMKGELQLELEDKIITVNEGEFYIVSKGVLHKPIAKEEVHLLLFEPLSTKHTGDVLADITVDEYEWI from the coding sequence ATGTCATCAGTAATTAATATTTCGGAAAAGTTTAATTTATTTTCAGATCAATGGTCCCCTAAAAAAGTTGCTGAGTTGAATGGTCAACAGATATTGTTAGCGAAAATTCAGGGTGAGTTTGTTTTTCATAAGCATAATAATGAAGATGAATTATTTATGGTAATGAAAGGGGAATTGCAGTTGGAGTTAGAGGATAAAATTATAACTGTAAACGAGGGGGAATTTTATATTGTATCCAAAGGAGTTTTACATAAACCAATAGCGAAAGAAGAAGTTCATCTTTTACTTTTCGAACCTTTGTCAACAAAACACACAGGAGATGTGTTAGCTGATATAACTGTCGATGAATATGAGTGGATTTAA
- the pheS gene encoding phenylalanine--tRNA ligase subunit alpha, whose protein sequence is MLDKVKELIGDVQVFQATTKEEVEAFRIKYLGSKGLLKSLFAEFKNVDAELRKDFGQALNNLKKSAEGKVAELNEALESAVEEKGVYGDLTRPSEPMELGSRHPISVVRNQIIEVFNRIGFTVSEGPEIEDDWHNFTALNLPEYHPARDMQDTFFIEKNPDTLLRTHTSSVQVRYMENNEPPIRTISPGRVFRNEDISARAHCIFHQVEGLYIDTDVSFADLKQVLLYFTKEMFGKSKIRLRPSYFPFTEPSAEVDIYWGLETETDYRITKGTGWLEIMGCGMVDPNVLKNCNIDPTKYSGYAFGMGIERIAMLLYQIPDIRMFYENDVRFLKQFKSVI, encoded by the coding sequence ATGTTAGATAAAGTTAAAGAGCTCATTGGAGATGTTCAAGTATTTCAGGCAACTACTAAAGAAGAAGTAGAGGCTTTCAGAATTAAATACTTAGGTAGTAAAGGATTACTGAAAAGTTTATTTGCTGAATTTAAAAACGTTGATGCAGAATTACGTAAAGATTTTGGACAAGCTTTAAATAATTTAAAGAAATCTGCTGAGGGAAAAGTTGCAGAATTAAATGAGGCTCTAGAAAGCGCTGTTGAAGAAAAAGGGGTTTATGGAGATTTAACAAGACCTTCTGAACCAATGGAATTAGGATCTCGTCATCCAATATCTGTGGTAAGAAATCAAATTATTGAGGTTTTTAATAGAATAGGGTTTACAGTTTCTGAAGGACCTGAAATTGAAGATGACTGGCATAACTTTACTGCATTAAACTTACCAGAATACCATCCTGCGAGAGATATGCAAGACACTTTCTTCATTGAAAAAAATCCAGATACTTTATTAAGAACACATACATCATCAGTCCAAGTTCGATATATGGAAAATAATGAACCTCCAATAAGAACAATTTCTCCGGGAAGAGTTTTTAGAAACGAAGATATTTCTGCGCGAGCACATTGTATTTTCCACCAAGTAGAAGGATTATATATTGACACGGATGTTTCATTTGCAGATTTAAAACAAGTTCTTTTATACTTTACTAAAGAAATGTTTGGTAAGTCAAAGATTCGTTTACGTCCATCCTATTTCCCATTTACTGAACCAAGTGCTGAAGTTGATATTTACTGGGGATTAGAAACAGAAACTGACTACAGAATTACAAAAGGAACAGGTTGGTTAGAAATCATGGGGTGCGGAATGGTTGACCCTAACGTATTAAAAAACTGCAATATAGATCCAACCAAATATTCGGGTTATGCTTTTGGAATGGGAATTGAACGAATTGCAATGTTATTATACCAAATTCCAGATATTAGAATGTTTTATGAAAATGATGTTCGTTTCTTAAAGCAATTTAAGTCTGTAATTTAA
- the gdhA gene encoding NADP-specific glutamate dehydrogenase, which yields MESKIKAFMEVVEKRNGHEPEFLQAVQEVAETVIPYIAKHDIYNGKNILLRMVEPERLISFRVSWVDDNGEIQVNRGYRVQMNSAIGPYKGGLRFHPTVNASILKFLAFEQVFKNSLTTLPMGGGKGGSDFDPKGKSDNEIMRFCHAFMTELYRHIGHNTDVPAGDIGVGAREIGFMFGMYKKLKNTFTGVLTGKGQSWGGSLIRPEATGYGAVYFAQNMLETRGDSFNGKTVTVSGSGNVAQFACEKATELGAKVVTLSDSSGYIYDEAGIDAEKLAFVMELKNVKRGRIHEYTEKYPSAKFFKGERPWSIKSEIALPCATQNELNGEEAKTLIDNGCICVSEGANMPSTPEAIAAFHEHKILFAPGKASNAGGVATSGLEMSQNSLRLSWTREEVDERLKGIMKDIHKACVEYGTDESGYIDYVKGANIAGFVKVADAMLAQGIV from the coding sequence ATGGAATCTAAAATAAAGGCTTTTATGGAAGTCGTTGAAAAGCGTAATGGCCATGAACCAGAATTTCTACAAGCAGTTCAAGAAGTAGCTGAAACAGTTATACCTTATATTGCTAAACATGATATTTACAACGGGAAAAATATTTTATTAAGAATGGTTGAGCCTGAGCGCTTAATTTCATTCAGAGTTTCTTGGGTAGATGACAACGGAGAAATCCAGGTGAATAGAGGATATAGAGTGCAAATGAATTCAGCTATTGGACCTTATAAAGGAGGTTTACGTTTTCATCCAACAGTTAATGCGAGCATCTTAAAGTTCTTAGCTTTTGAACAGGTATTCAAAAATTCATTAACAACCTTACCAATGGGTGGTGGAAAAGGTGGTTCTGATTTTGATCCAAAGGGAAAATCAGATAACGAAATTATGCGTTTCTGCCATGCCTTCATGACAGAGTTATACAGGCATATTGGTCATAATACGGATGTTCCTGCTGGTGACATTGGTGTTGGTGCTAGAGAAATTGGATTTATGTTTGGTATGTATAAGAAGTTAAAAAACACTTTTACAGGTGTTTTAACAGGAAAAGGACAGTCTTGGGGTGGTTCCTTAATACGACCTGAAGCGACTGGTTATGGTGCAGTTTACTTTGCACAAAATATGTTGGAAACTAGAGGTGATTCTTTCAATGGAAAAACAGTAACTGTTTCAGGTTCAGGAAACGTTGCGCAGTTTGCATGTGAAAAAGCTACTGAGTTAGGAGCTAAAGTGGTAACATTATCTGATTCTTCAGGATATATTTATGACGAAGCAGGAATCGATGCTGAGAAGTTAGCTTTTGTGATGGAATTAAAAAATGTTAAGCGAGGAAGGATCCACGAGTATACTGAAAAGTATCCATCTGCTAAGTTCTTTAAAGGAGAACGTCCTTGGTCAATAAAATCTGAAATTGCTTTACCATGTGCTACTCAAAATGAATTAAATGGTGAAGAAGCTAAAACTTTAATTGATAATGGTTGTATTTGTGTGAGTGAGGGAGCAAACATGCCATCAACTCCCGAAGCAATTGCTGCATTTCACGAACATAAAATCTTATTTGCACCAGGTAAAGCTTCAAATGCTGGAGGAGTTGCAACTTCTGGATTAGAAATGAGTCAAAACTCATTACGTTTAAGCTGGACTCGTGAAGAGGTAGACGAAAGATTAAAAGGAATTATGAAAGATATACACAAGGCTTGTGTAGAGTATGGAACTGATGAGTCTGGATATATTGATTATGTAAAAGGAGCCAATATCGCAGGTTTCGTAAAAGTTGCAGATGCAATGTTAGCACAAGGAATTGTCTAG
- a CDS encoding alpha/beta hydrolase family protein yields the protein MEIIKNRIIEGKHQKPILTDVFFTRTIKPKPVIVFCHGYKGFKDWGAWNLMAEAFSEEVFFVKFNFSHNGGTVDQPIDFPDLEAFGNNNYSKELDDLESVIDWVCQNEEFANEISTDSITLIGHSRGGGIVCIKAEEDSRIKNVITLGGVSNFGERSSTVGDLKKWKKNGVKYVLNGRTKQQMPHFYQFYEDFKANEERLTIKRSVENLRVPLCIIHGSGDTSILINEAENLHKWSSQSELHIIDEADHVFGAKHPWETKELPAHLNDAITICKSFLGN from the coding sequence ATGGAAATAATAAAGAATAGAATAATTGAAGGTAAACATCAAAAACCAATATTAACAGATGTGTTCTTTACAAGAACCATTAAACCTAAACCTGTCATTGTTTTTTGTCATGGATATAAAGGTTTCAAAGATTGGGGAGCTTGGAATTTAATGGCCGAAGCATTTTCTGAGGAGGTGTTTTTCGTAAAATTTAATTTTTCACATAACGGAGGAACCGTTGATCAACCTATCGATTTCCCTGATTTGGAAGCCTTCGGAAATAATAATTATAGTAAAGAATTAGACGATTTAGAATCGGTAATTGATTGGGTTTGTCAAAATGAAGAGTTCGCTAACGAAATAAGTACAGACTCAATTACGTTAATTGGTCATAGTAGAGGTGGTGGAATTGTATGCATAAAAGCTGAAGAAGACTCTAGGATAAAGAACGTGATTACTTTAGGTGGAGTTTCTAATTTTGGAGAACGATCTTCGACTGTTGGAGATTTGAAGAAATGGAAAAAAAACGGTGTTAAATACGTTTTAAACGGAAGAACGAAACAACAAATGCCGCATTTTTATCAGTTTTATGAAGATTTTAAAGCGAATGAAGAGCGTTTGACAATTAAAAGATCAGTTGAAAATTTAAGAGTACCACTTTGTATTATTCACGGAAGTGGTGATACTTCAATTCTCATAAATGAAGCTGAAAATTTACACAAGTGGAGTTCTCAAAGTGAACTACACATTATCGATGAAGCAGATCATGTTTTTGGGGCAAAACATCCTTGGGAAACTAAAGAATTGCCAGCTCATTTAAATGACGCGATTACTATTTGTAAATCATTTTTAGGGAACTAG
- a CDS encoding PSP1 domain-containing protein, translating into MGCSSCSTNKSGVPNGCKSNGNCGTGTCGSGNKLAVFDWLSNMTLPTGEAPFNIYEVRFKNGRKHFYKSTEKKHNISMGDVVAVEGNPGHDVGVVSLAGELVKVQMKKRKVALDSPDVKKIYRKATQKDIEIWNTARDRELETQRKGREIISKLGLKMKLSDVEFQGDGNKATFYYTADDRVDFRQLIRDLASAFSIRVEMKQVGMRQEAARLGGVGSCGRELCCSTWLTDFRKVNTAAARYQQLSLNPLKLAGQCGKLKCCLNFELDSYLDALSSFPKQDVVLKTEKGDAIFVKMDIFKKLLWYTYKEEKFKWYKLSLDQVNEIIDLNENDDLGAPLEEYEAEIAEEIKIDFENVVGQDSLTRFDTPKKPKRNRNRNRRKGTNQKRTGNNPSNRAKKGEQKNIPKQGGSSNNKNNKGNKPAGQTQNKKNNKQNQKQGQGQKQNQGQKKSQNQKQGPKQNSSNNKKPNNQRRNKRRNSGNNNNAQKNKQ; encoded by the coding sequence ATGGGTTGTAGCAGTTGCTCAACTAACAAAAGCGGCGTTCCAAACGGCTGTAAGAGCAATGGAAATTGTGGAACAGGAACATGTGGAAGCGGAAATAAATTAGCTGTTTTTGATTGGTTATCAAATATGACTTTACCAACAGGTGAAGCTCCATTTAATATATACGAAGTACGTTTTAAGAACGGAAGAAAACACTTTTATAAAAGTACTGAAAAAAAGCATAATATTTCTATGGGAGATGTTGTTGCTGTTGAAGGAAATCCAGGTCATGATGTAGGAGTAGTTTCTTTAGCAGGAGAGCTTGTAAAAGTACAAATGAAGAAAAGAAAGGTTGCTCTTGATAGTCCTGATGTAAAGAAAATTTACAGAAAGGCCACTCAGAAAGACATTGAAATTTGGAATACAGCCCGTGATCGTGAGCTTGAAACACAGCGAAAAGGACGAGAAATTATCAGTAAGTTAGGTCTTAAAATGAAACTTTCTGATGTTGAGTTTCAGGGAGACGGTAATAAAGCAACGTTCTATTATACTGCAGATGATCGTGTAGACTTTCGTCAATTAATTCGTGATTTAGCAAGCGCTTTTTCTATTCGTGTTGAAATGAAACAAGTAGGAATGCGTCAAGAAGCAGCACGATTAGGAGGTGTTGGTTCTTGTGGTAGAGAGTTGTGTTGTTCTACTTGGCTAACAGATTTTAGAAAAGTAAATACGGCTGCAGCTAGATATCAGCAGTTATCACTAAATCCATTAAAACTGGCGGGTCAGTGCGGAAAATTAAAATGTTGTTTAAATTTTGAATTGGATTCTTATTTAGATGCTTTAAGTTCTTTCCCAAAACAAGATGTTGTATTAAAAACAGAAAAAGGAGATGCTATTTTTGTAAAAATGGACATCTTTAAAAAATTACTATGGTACACTTATAAAGAAGAAAAGTTTAAATGGTATAAATTGTCACTAGATCAGGTTAATGAAATAATTGATTTAAATGAGAATGATGATTTAGGGGCACCATTAGAGGAATATGAAGCAGAGATAGCTGAAGAAATAAAAATAGATTTTGAGAATGTTGTTGGGCAAGATAGTTTAACACGTTTCGATACTCCTAAGAAACCAAAAAGAAATAGGAATAGGAATCGAAGAAAAGGGACAAATCAAAAAAGAACGGGAAACAACCCTTCTAATAGAGCTAAAAAAGGAGAGCAAAAAAATATTCCGAAGCAAGGAGGAAGTTCCAATAATAAGAATAATAAAGGCAATAAACCTGCTGGTCAGACTCAGAATAAGAAGAATAACAAACAGAATCAAAAACAAGGGCAAGGTCAAAAACAGAACCAAGGTCAAAAGAAGAGTCAAAACCAAAAGCAAGGACCTAAGCAAAATTCATCTAATAATAAAAAACCTAATAATCAAAGAAGAAATAAACGTCGTAATTCTGGAAACAATAATAATGCTCAAAAAAACAAGCAATAG
- a CDS encoding gliding motility lipoprotein GldH: MLKKTSNSIVLKVLALLLILVSCDSKRIFDEYTSIENNKWDINAPISYQFEVKDTLARRNLFINIRNNSDYEYSNLFLITKMSFPDGNKIIDTLEYDMADKNGVFLGKGFSELKESKLFYKEQILFPNQGSYTLDIFQAMRKGGEVEGINALEGIVNVGFRIEKIN; the protein is encoded by the coding sequence ATGCTCAAAAAAACAAGCAATAGTATAGTTTTAAAAGTTTTAGCACTTTTGTTAATATTGGTTTCTTGTGATTCCAAAAGAATATTTGATGAGTATACTTCAATTGAAAATAACAAATGGGACATAAATGCTCCTATTTCTTATCAGTTTGAAGTTAAAGACACTTTAGCGAGAAGAAATCTGTTTATTAATATCAGAAACAACAGCGATTATGAATATAGTAATTTGTTTTTAATAACAAAAATGAGTTTTCCTGATGGTAATAAAATTATTGATACGTTAGAGTATGATATGGCCGATAAAAATGGAGTGTTTTTAGGTAAAGGATTTTCTGAATTAAAAGAGAGCAAACTTTTTTACAAAGAACAAATTCTATTTCCAAATCAAGGATCTTATACATTAGACATCTTTCAGGCTATGAGAAAAGGTGGGGAAGTAGAAGGTATAAATGCATTAGAAGGCATCGTGAATGTTGGTTTTAGAATTGAGAAAATAAATTAA
- a CDS encoding penicillin-binding protein 1A, with protein sequence MTKKKTMNFTKYIKWFWGIVLGGLFSLCFVFLLASWGLFGTLPTFEELENPENNLATEIISSDGKTIGKYAHENRTPVHYKDLPQNLVKALVATEDERFYEHSGIDFRGTARAVLKPGSGGASTITQQLAKMLFTKRASKNIVLRVVQKMKEWVVAVKLERQYTKNEILAMYLNKYDFLNQAVGIRSAARIYFGKEPNQLDLHESAMLVGMLKNSSLFNPLRREKRVFNRRNVVLKQMFRNDYISEKQKDSLQVLELGLNYTPESHSDGLATYFREYTRSFLKGWVKNNPKPSGELYDIYRDGLKIYVTIDSRMQKYAEEAMTEHMSNLQKYFFEEQKRNRTAPFYDIDKSEIRKILVRAKKNSDRYKKMKAAGKSDKEIEKAFQTKTDMRVFTWKGDRDTVMSPYDSIRYYKHFLRSGLASIEPQTGHIKAWVGGINNKHFKYDAVKQQKRQVGSTFKPFVYATAINQLKRSPCDKLPNTPYTIPKEKYGMQDDWTPRNVGEKYGGELTLKEALAGSVNVITARLIDDVSPVNVARLAKSAGVETEFKANPSIALGAIDLTLLEMTSAYSTFANKGMRVSPMFITQIEDKNGTVLETFVPETKEVLSEESAYVILNLMEGVTQSGSGLRLRTYYPRPKFVTGYPYKFSNAIAGKTGTTQNHTDGWFMGMVPNLMTGVWTGGEDRSIHFAGIAKGQGAAMSLPTWAIFMRKCYEDKTLNISKEPFEKPENLSINIDCEKHEEESKKNKDGDQKEEQKEEDDF encoded by the coding sequence ATGACAAAAAAGAAAACTATGAATTTCACAAAATATATTAAATGGTTTTGGGGAATTGTTCTAGGAGGATTATTCTCATTATGTTTCGTTTTTTTATTAGCGTCGTGGGGTTTATTCGGAACATTACCAACTTTTGAAGAGTTGGAAAATCCTGAGAACAATCTGGCAACTGAGATAATTTCATCTGATGGTAAAACTATCGGGAAATATGCTCATGAAAATAGAACCCCTGTTCATTATAAAGATTTACCACAAAACTTAGTAAAAGCTTTGGTCGCTACAGAGGATGAAAGATTTTACGAGCACTCAGGAATTGATTTTAGAGGTACTGCAAGAGCTGTTTTAAAACCAGGGAGTGGCGGAGCAAGTACAATTACTCAGCAATTGGCGAAAATGTTATTTACAAAAAGAGCTTCAAAGAATATAGTTCTTAGAGTTGTTCAAAAAATGAAGGAATGGGTAGTTGCTGTAAAACTTGAACGACAATATACTAAGAATGAAATTCTAGCAATGTATCTTAATAAATATGATTTCTTGAATCAAGCAGTTGGAATTAGGTCTGCTGCACGTATTTATTTTGGTAAAGAGCCAAATCAACTTGATTTGCATGAATCTGCGATGTTAGTAGGTATGCTGAAGAATTCATCTCTTTTTAATCCATTAAGAAGAGAGAAAAGAGTTTTTAATAGGAGAAACGTCGTTTTAAAACAAATGTTTAGAAATGATTACATTTCTGAAAAACAAAAGGACTCACTACAAGTTCTAGAACTTGGCTTAAATTATACACCAGAAAGTCATAGTGACGGTTTAGCAACTTATTTTAGAGAATATACAAGAAGCTTTCTAAAAGGTTGGGTAAAAAATAATCCGAAACCTAGTGGAGAGTTATATGACATATATAGAGACGGATTAAAGATTTATGTAACAATTGATTCTAGGATGCAAAAATATGCCGAAGAAGCTATGACAGAACATATGTCTAATTTGCAAAAATATTTCTTCGAAGAACAAAAAAGAAACAGAACAGCACCTTTTTATGATATTGATAAAAGTGAGATTCGTAAAATTTTAGTAAGAGCTAAGAAAAATTCTGATCGTTACAAGAAAATGAAAGCGGCAGGAAAGTCCGATAAAGAAATAGAAAAAGCATTTCAAACAAAAACAGACATGCGAGTTTTCACTTGGAAAGGTGATCGTGATACAGTAATGAGTCCTTATGATTCAATCCGTTATTATAAACATTTCTTGCGTTCAGGATTAGCGTCTATTGAGCCACAAACTGGTCATATTAAAGCATGGGTTGGAGGAATTAACAATAAGCATTTTAAATATGATGCAGTAAAACAGCAAAAACGACAAGTAGGTTCAACATTTAAGCCTTTTGTATATGCAACAGCAATAAATCAGCTAAAACGGTCTCCTTGTGATAAATTACCAAATACGCCATATACGATTCCTAAAGAAAAATATGGTATGCAAGATGATTGGACTCCTAGGAATGTTGGCGAAAAATATGGAGGTGAATTAACATTAAAGGAAGCCTTGGCGGGTTCGGTAAATGTGATTACCGCCCGTTTAATTGATGATGTCTCTCCCGTTAATGTAGCGAGATTAGCAAAGTCTGCAGGTGTAGAAACCGAATTTAAAGCTAACCCATCAATAGCCTTAGGTGCAATCGATTTAACTTTACTTGAAATGACAAGTGCGTATTCTACTTTTGCGAATAAAGGAATGCGTGTTTCACCAATGTTTATTACTCAAATTGAAGATAAAAATGGTACTGTATTAGAGACATTTGTTCCTGAAACAAAAGAGGTGTTAAGCGAAGAGTCTGCATATGTTATATTGAATTTAATGGAAGGTGTAACACAATCTGGATCGGGTTTACGATTGAGAACCTATTATCCAAGACCAAAGTTTGTTACAGGATATCCATATAAATTCTCGAATGCAATCGCAGGTAAAACAGGAACAACACAAAATCACACAGATGGTTGGTTCATGGGAATGGTTCCAAATTTAATGACTGGTGTTTGGACTGGAGGAGAGGATCGTTCTATTCACTTTGCAGGAATTGCTAAAGGTCAAGGAGCAGCAATGTCATTACCAACTTGGGCTATTTTTATGAGAAAATGTTATGAAGACAAAACATTGAATATCAGTAAAGAGCCATTTGAAAAACCTGAAAATCTTTCTATTAATATTGATTGCGAAAAGCACGAAGAAGAAAGCAAGAAAAATAAAGACGGAGATCAAAAAGAAGAACAGAAAGAGGAAGACGATTTTTAA
- a CDS encoding CoA transferase subunit A: MINKKVNNVEEALEGVSSGMTLMLGGFGLCGIPENAISELVKLGVNNLTCISNNAGIDDFGLGLLLQNRQIKKMISSYVGENDEFERQMLSGELEVELTPQGTLAEKCRAAQAGFPAFYTPAGYGTEVAEGKETREFDGKMYVLEPAFKADFGFVKAWKGDAAGNLIFKGTSRNFNPNMCGAAKITVAEVEELVPVGELDPNQIHIPGIFVQRIFQGEKYEKRIEQRTVRQRN; this comes from the coding sequence ATGATTAATAAAAAAGTAAATAATGTGGAAGAAGCATTAGAAGGCGTTTCAAGTGGAATGACTTTAATGCTTGGAGGTTTCGGATTATGCGGAATTCCTGAGAACGCTATTAGTGAGTTAGTGAAATTAGGAGTTAATAATCTTACTTGTATTTCAAATAATGCAGGAATTGATGATTTTGGATTAGGTTTATTATTACAAAACCGTCAAATCAAAAAAATGATTTCTTCCTATGTAGGAGAAAATGATGAATTCGAACGTCAAATGCTTTCTGGAGAGTTAGAGGTTGAACTAACTCCTCAAGGAACTTTAGCGGAAAAATGTAGAGCGGCTCAAGCTGGTTTTCCTGCATTTTATACACCAGCTGGTTACGGAACAGAGGTGGCAGAAGGAAAAGAAACAAGAGAGTTTGACGGAAAAATGTATGTTTTAGAACCTGCGTTTAAAGCCGATTTTGGTTTTGTAAAGGCTTGGAAAGGTGATGCAGCTGGAAATTTAATTTTCAAAGGAACATCAAGAAACTTCAATCCTAACATGTGTGGAGCAGCAAAAATTACTGTTGCTGAAGTAGAAGAATTAGTTCCAGTAGGTGAGTTAGATCCAAATCAAATTCACATTCCTGGAATTTTTGTACAACGTATTTTTCAAGGAGAAAAATATGAGAAGAGAATCGAACAACGCACGGTAAGACAAAGAAACTAA
- a CDS encoding CoA transferase subunit B → MALDKNGIAKRIAKEVKDGYYVNLGIGIPTLVANFVRDDIEVEFQSENGVLGMGPFPFEGEEDADIINAGKQTITTLPGASFFDSATSFSMIRGKHVDLTILGAMEVAENGDIANWKIPGKMVKGMGGAMDLVASAENIIVAMMHTNKRGESKLLKKCSLPLTGVGCVTKIVTNLAVLEIKDDTFYLLERAPGVSVEEIQNATEGTLVVNGEIPEMSL, encoded by the coding sequence ATGGCTTTAGATAAAAACGGAATCGCAAAACGTATTGCAAAAGAAGTAAAAGACGGATATTACGTAAATCTTGGAATTGGAATTCCAACTTTAGTGGCAAACTTTGTAAGAGATGATATTGAAGTTGAATTTCAAAGTGAAAATGGAGTTTTAGGAATGGGACCTTTTCCTTTTGAAGGAGAAGAAGATGCAGATATAATTAATGCGGGTAAACAAACCATTACAACATTGCCTGGAGCAAGTTTTTTTGACTCTGCTACTAGTTTTTCTATGATTCGTGGTAAACACGTTGATTTAACCATTTTAGGAGCTATGGAAGTGGCAGAGAATGGAGATATAGCAAACTGGAAAATTCCAGGTAAAATGGTAAAAGGAATGGGAGGAGCGATGGATTTAGTTGCCTCCGCTGAAAATATTATTGTGGCTATGATGCACACCAACAAAAGAGGTGAGTCAAAGCTATTAAAAAAGTGCTCTTTACCGTTAACAGGAGTGGGTTGTGTAACTAAAATAGTTACGAATCTTGCTGTTTTAGAAATTAAAGATGATACATTTTATTTGTTAGAAAGAGCTCCTGGAGTTTCAGTTGAAGAAATTCAGAATGCAACAGAAGGAACTTTGGTTGTAAACGGTGAAATACCAGAAATGAGTTTATAA